From a single Candidatus Izimaplasma bacterium HR1 genomic region:
- the hepA gene encoding Heterocyst differentiation ATP-binding protein HepA, protein MKLQRKVFKDITDVIKISNKSDKLYFPLTVLKSLITASFPFVGLIYSALILDGFIDELDKVVIMSYVYQMIIISAILLISRTILNFFCEQKTNLISLKLNSEISRKTLNLDFEQLESQEIKDKISRANQGVLFSGGIGSFINLLGLSIENIISFIYSLTLIVALFISVDLNNPDIITKIFNSPLIGLGIIGLIIISMLLNFRIIRNINKLHFDIYEENITVNRMFLYLRDSSMDYKISKDIRLFHIDTLLSNKIQDTCYRFGKSYGNIAKKAGRMTAEGGVLNNIVLYTAYTVIGIKALLGLISVGNVLLLVSAVTLFNTALVRFIGNISSAATQTKYLALYKQYLETSTKLYKGTLPIEKRDDGKYEFEFKNVTFHYPNNEEIILNNVSWKLETGKKLAIVGPNGAGKTTFIKLLCRLYDPTEGEILLNGINIKKYDHKEYIDLMSIVFQDFKLFSSTIKDNVKGGLEGIDEEILEYLDQAGLSERIEKLPNGINTYLYSNFGEQGVEVSGGESQKIAIARALYKDSPLVILDEPTSALDPISEYEIYTKFDNLVKGKTAIYISHRMSSCRFCDNIIVFNKGEIIQSGNHEKLLSNQKGLYHNMWSAQAKYYNM, encoded by the coding sequence ATGAAACTACAACGCAAAGTATTTAAAGATATCACTGACGTTATAAAAATATCTAATAAATCAGACAAACTCTATTTCCCTTTAACAGTTCTTAAATCATTGATAACAGCATCATTTCCTTTTGTAGGCTTAATCTACAGTGCCTTAATTCTTGATGGGTTCATTGATGAACTAGATAAAGTAGTTATAATGTCCTACGTTTATCAAATGATAATAATAAGCGCAATCCTCTTAATCAGTAGAACAATACTTAACTTTTTCTGTGAGCAAAAAACAAATCTTATTAGCTTAAAACTTAATAGTGAAATATCTAGAAAGACTTTGAATTTAGATTTTGAACAATTGGAATCACAAGAAATTAAAGATAAAATCTCACGAGCAAATCAAGGTGTTTTATTCTCAGGAGGAATTGGCTCATTTATAAACTTATTAGGACTATCAATTGAGAATATAATTTCATTTATATACTCCCTAACTTTAATTGTAGCTTTATTCATAAGTGTAGATCTAAACAACCCGGATATTATAACTAAAATATTTAATAGTCCTTTAATAGGGTTAGGAATAATTGGATTAATAATTATCTCAATGTTGTTGAACTTTAGAATAATCAGAAACATCAATAAGTTACACTTTGATATATATGAAGAGAATATTACAGTAAATAGAATGTTCTTATATTTACGTGATTCCTCAATGGATTACAAAATAAGTAAGGATATTAGATTATTTCATATAGATACACTACTATCTAATAAAATCCAAGACACATGTTATAGATTTGGTAAATCTTATGGTAACATTGCTAAAAAAGCCGGACGCATGACAGCAGAAGGTGGGGTATTAAACAATATCGTCTTATATACAGCATATACAGTTATCGGAATTAAAGCATTACTCGGACTTATATCAGTAGGTAATGTGTTATTACTTGTAAGTGCAGTAACATTATTTAATACTGCACTAGTTAGATTCATTGGCAATATCTCCTCTGCAGCAACCCAAACTAAATACTTAGCTCTCTATAAGCAATATCTAGAAACATCAACAAAACTATATAAAGGGACATTGCCTATTGAAAAACGCGATGATGGGAAATATGAATTTGAATTCAAGAATGTTACATTCCATTATCCAAACAATGAGGAAATAATCTTAAACAACGTTTCATGGAAACTTGAAACAGGAAAGAAACTAGCTATAGTTGGCCCTAATGGTGCCGGAAAGACAACCTTTATAAAATTACTATGTAGGTTATACGATCCAACAGAAGGAGAAATTCTCCTAAATGGGATTAACATTAAAAAGTACGATCACAAGGAATACATTGACTTGATGTCAATTGTATTCCAAGACTTTAAACTGTTTTCATCAACGATAAAAGATAACGTTAAAGGTGGACTAGAAGGCATTGATGAAGAAATTCTTGAATATTTAGACCAAGCTGGATTAAGCGAACGTATTGAGAAACTACCTAACGGAATTAATACATACTTGTATTCAAACTTCGGGGAACAAGGAGTAGAAGTATCAGGTGGAGAATCACAAAAGATAGCGATAGCCCGTGCACTATATAAAGATTCACCATTAGTAATCCTCGATGAACCAACATCTGCATTAGATCCAATATCTGAATATGAAATATATACAAAATTTGATAATTTGGTTAAAGGAAAGACAGCAATATATATATCCCACAGAATGTCGTCTTGTAGGTTTTGTGATAACATAATCGTCTTTAATAAAGGCGAAATAATTCAATCAGGAAATCATGAAAAATTACTAAGTAACCAAAAAGGGTTATATCATAATATGTGGTCTGCCCAAGCAAAGTACTACAATATGTAA
- a CDS encoding sensory histidine kinase DcuS, with translation MEYLILIPIFLVILYGIFLMNKNQQLNALIIGVVIIISTVVTFFLLKSSLSLSNNLITLLVADTLIIFFLLRLENKITLIFLILFISSIGLLVFLSYKFNETSIYLSFLVATLFLLAGNNQIFIRKSYEESATEYQNKILDKQVEEVQNIYLTMRSWRHDYHNHLQKLKAHIMMDQIKEANQYLNELEIDLDNVNQLVESGNINLDAILNSKLSLAIKNNIDINYTAKVPKTLTISDIDLCVLIGNLIDNAVEACEKIKDNSSKFVRVYIGIFKKQLYISVANSTNEIIKKLDAEYISSKRGNHGHGLKRINNIVNKYDGFINRQNEPRVFASEVLLPL, from the coding sequence ATGGAATACTTGATATTAATACCGATTTTCTTAGTGATCCTATATGGAATATTCTTAATGAATAAAAACCAACAACTAAATGCCTTAATAATTGGGGTAGTAATTATTATATCCACTGTAGTAACATTCTTTCTTTTAAAATCGTCACTATCATTATCTAATAATCTAATTACGTTACTTGTTGCAGATACCCTTATCATATTTTTCTTGTTACGATTAGAGAATAAGATTACACTTATTTTTCTAATTTTGTTTATTTCTTCAATTGGATTGTTAGTATTTCTTAGTTATAAGTTTAACGAAACTTCTATATACCTTAGTTTTTTAGTTGCGACACTTTTTCTGTTAGCTGGGAATAACCAAATCTTTATAAGAAAATCCTATGAAGAATCCGCAACCGAGTATCAAAATAAAATCTTAGATAAACAAGTAGAAGAAGTTCAAAATATATACCTAACTATGAGAAGTTGGCGTCATGATTATCATAATCATCTACAAAAGCTAAAGGCTCATATCATGATGGATCAAATAAAAGAGGCTAATCAATATCTGAATGAATTAGAAATTGATTTAGATAACGTTAACCAATTAGTTGAGTCAGGGAACATCAATCTTGATGCAATTCTTAACTCTAAACTTTCCTTAGCTATTAAGAATAATATTGATATAAACTATACAGCCAAAGTTCCAAAAACACTCACAATATCAGATATTGATTTATGTGTGTTAATCGGTAATCTAATTGATAATGCTGTAGAAGCTTGTGAAAAGATTAAAGATAATAGCTCTAAATTTGTTAGAGTCTACATCGGAATATTTAAAAAACAACTATATATATCTGTCGCAAATTCGACCAATGAGATTATTAAGAAACTAGATGCTGAATATATTTCCTCAAAACGAGGTAATCACGGACATGGTTTAAAAAGAATTAATAACATCGTTAATAAATATGATGGTTTTATTAATCGACAAAATGAACCAAGAGTATTTGCTTCTGAAGTACTATTACCCCTATAA
- the ypdB gene encoding Transcriptional regulatory protein YpdB, whose protein sequence is MRICLVDDDSTQLDYLKLIIEKWADNNNVNFHIDFYHSSEEMLFENNESYPFDMILLDIQMGKINGIELAKKIRETDKNVTIAFLSGMADFVFDGYEVQAIRYILKPVKEEQIFELLDYAKTHISQEEKYLILSISGGKKKINYKDIIYFESMGHYIVLHLENEEFDYKYNISDLCNELANSDFIKTHRSYVVNAKYIERITKNECELINNIKVPLSRNSYKSVNERFINYYKGKIG, encoded by the coding sequence ATGCGTATTTGCTTAGTCGATGATGATTCAACACAACTAGATTACTTAAAACTTATAATTGAGAAATGGGCTGATAATAACAATGTAAATTTCCACATTGATTTCTATCACAGCTCAGAAGAGATGTTGTTTGAAAATAATGAATCGTATCCTTTTGATATGATTCTTTTAGATATCCAAATGGGTAAAATAAATGGGATTGAACTCGCAAAAAAAATCAGAGAAACAGATAAGAATGTTACAATTGCATTCCTATCAGGAATGGCTGATTTTGTTTTTGATGGCTATGAAGTTCAAGCAATTAGATATATATTAAAACCAGTAAAAGAGGAGCAAATATTTGAATTATTAGACTATGCTAAAACGCATATATCACAAGAAGAGAAATATCTAATCTTGTCAATATCTGGAGGAAAGAAAAAAATCAATTATAAAGACATTATTTACTTTGAATCAATGGGACATTATATCGTATTACACTTAGAAAATGAGGAATTTGATTATAAGTATAATATAAGTGATTTATGTAATGAATTAGCTAATTCAGATTTTATTAAAACTCACCGTTCATATGTTGTAAATGCAAAATATATAGAACGAATCACTAAGAATGAGTGTGAATTAATCAATAATATAAAAGTTCCTTTAAGCAGGAACTCTTATAAATCAGTGAACGAGAGATTTATAAATTACTACAAAGGAAAAATAGGATAA
- the glnQ_2 gene encoding Glutamine transport ATP-binding protein GlnQ: MDNILEIRNVHKSFYQTEVLTNINLTFKRGTVTTIIGPSGSGKSTLLRCINQLETVTSGDILFHNKSITSIKADLNQVRSKIGMVFQNFNLLDNLTVLENCVIGPVKVLKRNKTEANKYALKLLDRVGMLQFKDRKVTTLSGGQKQRVAIARTLAMDPEIILFDEPTSSLDPEMVSEVLEVMRDVITPKISFIVVTHEMSFAKEVSDRIIFMNDGEIIVDETPDIAFKTTNERLARFINR; this comes from the coding sequence ATGGATAATATATTAGAGATAAGAAATGTCCATAAATCGTTTTACCAAACTGAAGTTCTTACCAATATAAACCTAACATTCAAGAGAGGTACTGTAACTACTATCATTGGACCTAGTGGGAGTGGTAAATCAACCTTACTCCGTTGCATCAATCAACTTGAAACAGTAACTTCGGGAGATATTTTGTTTCATAATAAAAGTATTACCAGTATTAAAGCTGATTTGAATCAAGTTCGTAGCAAAATTGGCATGGTTTTTCAAAACTTCAACTTGCTTGATAATTTAACTGTTCTAGAAAACTGTGTTATAGGACCCGTGAAAGTACTAAAAAGGAATAAAACTGAAGCAAATAAATATGCACTAAAGTTATTAGATCGTGTTGGTATGTTACAGTTTAAAGATCGTAAAGTTACTACATTAAGCGGAGGTCAGAAGCAACGAGTTGCTATTGCTAGAACACTAGCAATGGACCCCGAAATTATCCTATTTGATGAACCTACAAGTTCACTAGATCCAGAAATGGTATCTGAAGTACTAGAGGTAATGAGAGATGTTATAACACCCAAAATATCTTTTATCGTAGTTACACATGAAATGAGTTTCGCTAAAGAAGTTAGTGATCGTATTATCTTTATGAACGATGGAGAAATAATTGTTGATGAAACACCAGATATTGCTTTCAAAACAACTAATGAGAGATTAGCAAGATTTATTAACAGATAA
- the recD2_1 gene encoding ATP-dependent RecD-like DNA helicase, giving the protein MGKYNEKKILIMHYDKKRNKYADKTNSIQWFSEDNNSIRVKFYNNEKFYNISYSDMDILRNPKELKINEKVYLNGHKLVNHTRILGFNSWVKVFYKNGFTRVVNENQITSYKDLKSKGPNSILRFNYFKELATESAVYENDFLASMYEGLDYIEGNNMLYKLLSKKRYSVNNTGLVNIFPFGLNLSQKKAVENAFDNDVSIIEGPPGTGKTQTILNIIANAVIRNKTVAVVSNNNAAIENVRDKLVEYNLDFLLALLGNSENKSLFFNETVNKCKPIDFLEKSSSISLRVLSESLKMYQTELPKLYEAENTLAKLSEKVNSYKKEYIYFKRENAGNVIPDDLIRLKKIKESNNALTVRAMLENKEKLNFFEKIVLRFKYGVKLNEVIEEVLPKLLVKLDELYYELKISEITTSINRLYKYLERGSFESNKKSYQEDSIDYLKKVLHKKYSSIQSVEYTYDNYRSLFDHFITEYPIVLSTSYALIPSADRGFLFDYLIIDEASQTDLLSSTLAMSCAKNMIVVGDTKQLPHIENKALINVNEELKQHYLVSNEYDYLTNNILTSSMKVFSNAPRVMLKEHYRCHPDIINFCNKRYYDNELIILTNKDVSNEPLSIHKTVPGNHARKNPNGSGMYNQREIDEIIVLLEEIDKQPVGVITPYRYQADLLNEQLMSDNNTEVDTVHKFQGRAKDVIILSTVVNDIQSRDLEDNSKSDFVSRDDLLNVAVSRAKKQLKLVVSDKVFFSKNNAISDLVKYIRYNSPEDSIKHGKVHSIFDILYSDYSEEYKKFRKGKNKKEFATEQLVDKLINEILDELNLDTLKAIPHYPLKHLITNLEQLNEREINYSKHKWSHVDYAVLNTLTKEPVIVIEVDGISFHEQDAKQSERDSIKNKALNLNNIPILRLKTNESNEKSRIRDAIINAMR; this is encoded by the coding sequence ATGGGTAAGTACAATGAAAAAAAAATTCTAATAATGCATTATGACAAGAAAAGGAATAAGTATGCTGATAAAACTAACTCAATTCAATGGTTTTCTGAGGACAACAACTCAATCAGAGTTAAATTCTACAATAATGAAAAGTTCTATAATATCTCATATAGTGATATGGATATTTTAAGGAATCCGAAAGAGTTGAAAATTAACGAAAAGGTCTATTTAAATGGACACAAGTTGGTTAACCATACGAGAATTCTGGGTTTTAATTCTTGGGTAAAAGTATTTTATAAAAATGGATTTACAAGAGTAGTGAATGAAAATCAAATTACTAGTTATAAAGATTTGAAATCTAAAGGACCTAATAGTATTTTAAGATTCAATTACTTTAAAGAACTTGCAACTGAGTCTGCTGTATATGAGAATGATTTCCTTGCAAGTATGTATGAAGGTCTTGATTACATTGAAGGAAATAACATGCTTTACAAGCTTCTCAGTAAAAAAAGATATTCAGTTAATAACACTGGCTTAGTAAATATCTTTCCATTTGGACTTAATTTAAGTCAAAAGAAGGCAGTTGAGAATGCATTTGATAATGATGTCTCGATTATTGAAGGTCCACCAGGAACAGGAAAAACTCAGACCATACTTAACATTATTGCGAATGCAGTAATAAGAAATAAAACCGTAGCAGTAGTATCAAATAATAATGCAGCTATTGAAAATGTAAGAGACAAATTAGTTGAGTATAATCTCGATTTTTTACTTGCTTTGCTAGGTAACTCTGAAAATAAATCATTATTCTTCAATGAAACAGTAAATAAATGCAAACCGATTGATTTCCTAGAAAAATCTTCATCCATAAGCTTAAGAGTGTTAAGTGAGTCATTGAAGATGTATCAAACTGAATTGCCTAAACTATATGAGGCAGAGAATACATTAGCTAAATTAAGTGAAAAAGTTAATTCATATAAGAAGGAATACATTTATTTCAAACGAGAAAATGCTGGAAATGTTATTCCTGATGATTTAATCAGATTAAAGAAAATAAAGGAATCAAATAATGCTTTAACAGTAAGAGCTATGCTTGAAAACAAGGAAAAGCTTAACTTCTTTGAGAAAATAGTTTTGCGATTTAAGTATGGAGTAAAACTGAATGAGGTTATTGAAGAAGTATTACCGAAATTATTAGTTAAGTTAGATGAGTTATACTATGAGCTTAAGATTAGTGAGATTACTACAAGTATAAATAGATTATATAAATACTTAGAAAGAGGTAGTTTCGAGAGTAACAAGAAATCATATCAGGAGGATTCAATTGATTATTTGAAGAAGGTTCTTCATAAAAAGTACTCAAGTATTCAATCTGTAGAATACACTTATGATAATTATCGCTCTTTGTTTGATCACTTCATTACAGAATACCCAATTGTTTTAAGTACTTCTTATGCTTTAATTCCAAGTGCTGATAGAGGTTTTTTGTTTGATTACTTAATAATCGATGAAGCATCTCAAACAGATCTGTTAAGTTCAACTTTAGCTATGTCTTGTGCAAAGAACATGATAGTAGTAGGAGATACTAAACAATTACCTCATATTGAGAATAAAGCACTCATAAATGTAAATGAAGAATTAAAGCAACATTACCTTGTTTCAAATGAATATGATTATCTAACTAACAATATTCTTACTTCATCAATGAAAGTATTTAGTAATGCTCCAAGAGTAATGCTGAAAGAACATTATAGATGTCATCCAGACATTATCAATTTTTGTAATAAGCGATACTATGATAATGAATTAATCATTCTTACTAATAAGGATGTAAGTAATGAACCACTATCGATACATAAAACAGTACCAGGCAACCACGCCCGTAAGAATCCTAACGGAAGTGGTATGTATAATCAAAGGGAGATAGATGAAATAATTGTATTGTTGGAGGAAATTGACAAGCAACCTGTTGGTGTAATAACTCCTTATAGATATCAGGCAGATTTACTTAATGAACAATTAATGTCAGATAATAATACAGAAGTAGATACAGTGCACAAGTTTCAAGGAAGAGCAAAGGATGTAATAATATTATCTACAGTAGTTAATGATATTCAGTCAAGAGATTTAGAGGATAATAGTAAAAGTGATTTTGTTTCAAGAGATGATTTATTGAATGTCGCAGTTTCAAGAGCAAAAAAACAACTAAAACTAGTTGTTTCGGACAAAGTTTTTTTTAGCAAGAATAATGCTATTTCCGATTTAGTAAAGTATATTAGGTACAATTCTCCTGAAGACAGTATAAAACATGGGAAGGTTCATTCAATTTTTGATATTCTTTATAGTGATTATAGTGAAGAATACAAAAAATTTAGGAAGGGCAAAAATAAGAAAGAGTTTGCAACAGAACAACTTGTTGATAAACTGATTAATGAAATCCTAGATGAGTTGAATCTAGATACTTTGAAAGCCATACCTCACTATCCATTAAAACATCTAATAACAAACTTAGAACAGCTTAATGAAAGAGAAATAAATTATTCTAAACATAAATGGTCACACGTGGATTATGCTGTATTAAATACGTTGACAAAAGAACCTGTAATAGTTATTGAAGTTGATGGGATTTCGTTCCACGAACAAGATGCAAAGCAAAGTGAGAGAGATAGTATAAAGAATAAAGCTCTGAATTTAAATAATATACCTATTCTTAGATTGAAAACCAACGAAAGTAATGAGAAAAGTAGAATAAGAGATGCAATAATTAATGCTATGAGGTAA
- the msbA_3 gene encoding Lipid A export ATP-binding/permease protein MsbA, whose amino-acid sequence MEKTNIFKNALYVYSQANKFNKSYKFKLIFSILLRLLIPVFATFIPTVVVYLIINGYEIINFALIVGFIVLAYTFVNYLNSYFSHILFFDKVFIRTNAFFEILSNKAMATGYENIEFEKGREKLMKAVGAIEVNRVGVELLLQVFPIFITSIAGILLYSSYILTINFTIVLVLLGMAAMNLLLNAYARKYEERTQGELNTYRTKLKYYQDEANKLSNAKDIRIYKLEKWFYNGIKLFTNKFSTTVMKQKMRYAFASLSDSVFSIIRNLIAYTILVTMVLSGTINVAEFTFMIGIVIGFAVWLNQLSESYGRLKEASIRINHFRDYMDIDEDINMDEGEAVEPLLNKKLSIEFKNVSFTYPKAEQPTISNLNLKIEPGEKLALVGVNGAGKTTLVKLLTGLYNPTEGKILINGQPVDSFNRYDYYKLFGVIFQDINTLPFTIAENISGRAGEDTDYQRVNNVLEQAGLKEKVSSLEMKEHTNLTQVIDDKGIMLSGGELQKLMLARALYKDSPILVLDEPTAALDPLAEQALYLKYNSLTENKTSLFISHRLSSTQFCNKIIYLEDGTILETGSHKELMKKNGKYFKMFEIQSQYYKENKQEGSIDETTTQSI is encoded by the coding sequence ATGGAAAAAACAAATATATTTAAAAATGCACTATATGTATATTCACAAGCAAATAAATTTAATAAAAGTTATAAATTCAAATTGATATTTAGCATATTACTTAGATTACTCATACCCGTTTTTGCAACGTTCATTCCGACAGTAGTTGTTTACTTAATCATAAATGGATATGAAATAATTAATTTTGCCTTAATTGTCGGGTTTATTGTATTAGCTTATACATTTGTTAATTATTTAAACTCATACTTTTCGCATATCTTATTCTTTGATAAGGTCTTTATTAGAACAAATGCCTTTTTCGAAATTCTAAGCAATAAAGCTATGGCAACAGGATATGAAAACATCGAGTTTGAAAAAGGCCGCGAGAAACTAATGAAAGCGGTAGGTGCAATCGAAGTAAATAGAGTGGGAGTTGAACTCCTCCTCCAAGTATTCCCAATCTTTATAACAAGTATTGCAGGAATTCTATTATACAGTTCATATATTCTAACAATAAACTTCACCATAGTATTAGTATTGTTAGGGATGGCAGCAATGAACTTATTATTAAATGCTTATGCCCGTAAATACGAGGAAAGAACCCAAGGTGAACTTAATACTTACCGAACCAAACTGAAATACTATCAAGATGAAGCTAATAAATTATCAAACGCAAAAGATATTAGAATTTATAAACTAGAAAAGTGGTTTTATAACGGCATAAAACTTTTCACAAATAAATTCTCAACAACAGTTATGAAACAAAAAATGCGCTATGCATTCGCAAGTTTATCAGATTCAGTTTTTTCAATCATTAGAAATTTAATTGCATACACAATCTTGGTAACAATGGTCCTAAGTGGCACTATCAATGTCGCTGAATTCACATTTATGATCGGGATCGTCATTGGATTTGCTGTATGGCTAAATCAATTATCAGAAAGTTATGGAAGATTAAAAGAAGCCAGTATTAGAATCAATCACTTTAGAGATTATATGGATATAGATGAAGATATCAATATGGATGAAGGAGAAGCAGTTGAACCATTATTAAATAAGAAACTATCAATTGAATTTAAAAATGTTTCATTTACTTATCCAAAAGCAGAACAACCAACAATTAGTAACCTAAACCTTAAAATTGAACCGGGTGAAAAACTTGCCCTTGTAGGTGTAAACGGAGCTGGTAAAACAACATTAGTAAAATTACTGACAGGTCTTTACAATCCAACTGAAGGTAAAATCTTAATTAACGGCCAACCAGTTGATTCGTTTAATAGATACGATTACTACAAATTATTTGGAGTAATCTTCCAAGATATTAATACTCTACCATTTACCATCGCTGAGAATATATCAGGAAGAGCAGGTGAAGACACTGATTATCAGAGAGTAAATAATGTATTAGAGCAAGCTGGATTAAAAGAAAAAGTATCTTCTTTAGAAATGAAAGAACATACTAATTTAACCCAAGTTATCGATGATAAAGGAATCATGCTTTCTGGAGGGGAACTCCAGAAACTAATGCTCGCTAGAGCATTATATAAAGATTCACCAATCCTAGTTTTAGATGAACCTACTGCCGCACTAGATCCACTAGCAGAACAAGCATTATACTTAAAATATAATTCACTAACAGAAAATAAAACTTCCCTGTTTATTTCTCACAGACTATCATCTACCCAATTTTGTAATAAAATCATATACTTAGAAGATGGGACAATCTTAGAAACAGGAAGTCATAAAGAGTTAATGAAAAAAAATGGAAAGTACTTCAAAATGTTTGAAATACAAAGTCAGTACTATAAAGAGAATAAACAGGAGGGATCTATAGATGAAACTACAACGCAAAGTATTTAA
- the artP_2 gene encoding Arginine-binding extracellular protein ArtP precursor, translating into MRKILSLFLVLSLGVVLTGCGENEQANVLVVGLECNYAPFNWTVSDSNEVAVEINGVNAYCDGYDIKIAQEIADELEYELVIRKIEWDGLIPALLADEIDVIIAGMSPTPERSQTVTFTDEYYRSEQVLVVQEGSSLASASSLDDFIGTAIVAQLGTLQDGLIDQINNVNHLTALTDYPSLVQAVSSGIADALVAELPVAESIIASNGDLTIVYLGNNGFTVSDNDVSVSVAVRHEDTELLELINSVLDSISSETRNSWMSEALTRQP; encoded by the coding sequence ATGAGAAAGATTTTAAGTTTATTTTTAGTACTGTCTTTAGGAGTTGTACTAACTGGTTGCGGTGAGAATGAGCAGGCAAATGTATTAGTTGTTGGGTTAGAGTGTAATTATGCGCCATTCAATTGGACAGTGTCAGACAGCAATGAAGTTGCAGTTGAGATTAATGGGGTTAATGCATATTGTGATGGATATGATATTAAAATAGCTCAGGAAATAGCAGATGAGTTGGAATATGAATTAGTTATTCGTAAAATTGAATGGGATGGTTTAATTCCAGCATTATTAGCAGATGAAATTGATGTAATCATTGCTGGTATGAGTCCTACACCAGAACGTTCTCAAACTGTAACTTTCACGGATGAGTATTATCGTTCTGAACAAGTCCTTGTTGTTCAAGAAGGTTCATCATTAGCATCAGCATCAAGTTTAGATGATTTTATTGGTACTGCTATTGTTGCACAATTAGGGACATTACAAGATGGCTTAATTGATCAAATCAATAATGTAAATCATTTAACAGCATTAACTGATTATCCAAGTTTAGTTCAAGCTGTTTCTAGTGGTATTGCAGATGCTTTAGTTGCTGAATTACCTGTAGCTGAAAGTATTATCGCTTCAAATGGTGACTTAACTATTGTCTATTTAGGAAATAATGGTTTCACTGTTAGTGACAATGATGTATCAGTAAGTGTTGCAGTACGTCATGAAGATACAGAGTTATTAGAGCTAATTAATAGTGTATTAGATAGTATTAGTTCTGAAACAAGAAATTCTTGGATGAGTGAGGCCTTAACTAGGCAACCATAA
- the artQ_2 gene encoding Arginine transport system permease protein ArtQ → MNVNTILTANIPEDFIGGILHIFSNNYELYYEGLKYTLIISIVGTFFGLFLALFITIFRIQEMDQRDTLLSKIAKRFSIILSSSYVDFFRGTPMMVQAAIFYYGLATLGVRMPILVAGLIIVTLNTAAYLTEVLRSGINSIDKGQIEGAKSIGLSKRQMFQYIIFPQVLKNMLPAIGNELVVNIKDTAVLSVIGVSELFYMGKSVAGTYYRYTESFVLVALIYLVTVLITTRLLTLIVKFINKRDDYSMPNSQSVPIEVSHG, encoded by the coding sequence ATGAATGTAAATACTATACTTACAGCAAATATCCCCGAAGATTTTATCGGGGGTATATTGCATATTTTTTCTAATAACTATGAACTTTATTATGAAGGATTAAAATACACATTAATCATTTCAATTGTTGGAACTTTTTTTGGTTTATTTTTAGCTTTGTTCATAACTATCTTTAGAATCCAAGAAATGGATCAAAGAGATACATTACTTTCTAAAATCGCAAAACGATTCAGTATTATTCTTAGTTCATCATATGTTGATTTCTTTAGAGGTACACCAATGATGGTACAAGCTGCTATCTTCTATTATGGACTAGCGACACTCGGTGTTAGAATGCCTATCTTGGTCGCTGGTTTAATTATTGTTACTTTGAATACTGCAGCTTATTTAACAGAAGTTTTACGCTCAGGAATTAACTCTATTGATAAAGGACAGATAGAAGGTGCCAAATCAATAGGTTTATCTAAAAGACAGATGTTTCAATATATTATATTCCCACAAGTATTAAAGAATATGTTACCTGCAATAGGTAATGAACTTGTTGTAAACATCAAAGACACTGCTGTTTTAAGTGTTATAGGCGTAAGTGAACTGTTTTATATGGGGAAAAGTGTTGCAGGTACATATTATCGATATACAGAGTCATTTGTATTGGTAGCACTAATATACTTAGTAACTGTATTAATAACAACAAGACTATTAACCCTGATTGTTAAATTCATTAATAAACGAGATGATTATTCTATGCCAAACTCTCAATCAGTTCCTATAGAGGTATCTCATGGATAA